A window of Hordeum vulgare subsp. vulgare chromosome 5H, MorexV3_pseudomolecules_assembly, whole genome shotgun sequence genomic DNA:
GCGGCGAAATCACCAAAGCGACCGGCGTGCCTGGTCGTGGTCGGGCAGACCTCCTCCTTGGCGTCGGCGCCGTCGATGTGCGCGGCGACCGGGGCGCGGCAGACGGGGCAGGTGGGCGCGCGCGTGAGCAGCCAGCGGTCGACGCACTCCCGGTGGAAGCCGTGGCGGCACGCCGGGAGCACGCGCACCTCGTCCCCGGCCGCGTACTCCGCCAGGCACACCGCGCAggcatcgtcgtcgtcggcgTGCTGTAGTCCTTGGCCCTCCACGGCCGCCTCGGGGCAGCCGTCGTCGTCGCGTTCGCGTGGATGGTCCAGCAGCACGACCACCCGCACGGGGATGGCGTCGAGCGCGCGCTTGGTGGCCTCTCTTGGCGGCGCCGGTCCCGGCAGGCCGTCATCGCTGTCGCCGACCCCGCCGGGCTCCTCCTGGCGGGCGGCGCGGAGGCAGGCGTAGAGGGTGCTGAGGGCGATGTAGGAGACGCTGGCGACGAAGAGcacggtggtggtgatgctgaGCACCCTCCCCAGGTGCGCCTGCTGCGCTTCCATGGACTGGTCGGCCGCAGCCGGCGGGGGCGCGGACAGGAGGCGGCGCGCGGCCCAGCACCTGCCGCACCCTCGCTGCATCTGCGGTCGATCGGGGCGGGCTAGCGCGCGGCTCCCTCGAATTCAGTAGGCCGGGAGTACTGGCTGCCAGGTTGAGCGTGTGAGGCCGACGCGTGCTTTTATGGCAAGTGATTGGTAGGGGGGTGTGGGGGTATAGCTGTGCGTACGCGTGCGTGAATGGGTGCATGCGGTGGTGAGAGGGGAAGCTTCGTAGCGTAGCCGCTCTCCGCACTCCGGGTGCGTCTCCGTGCGGGGcgacgcgcgggggggggggggggggggggggggggggttccggCCCGTCCGTTCGTGCGTCGGTCCGTGCCGCCCAACCAGAAACGGCGGCCGGCCACAGCTGCGTTCGAGGTGTGGCaggaagcggcggcggcggcggcgcacgcACAGCTAGAGCGTGCGTAGCGGTCTGCGTCCCAGCGCGGTGTGGGATGGTGGGGAGATCCATCGGTTGGGGGAGAGGCGTAGGGGACTACGGGAGTGGCGGCAGTCGTTCGTTCGTTCGTTCgtgcgcggcgcggcgcggcgcatGCAGGCTGTCTTGGGAACGGTATTTTGGCGGAGTACGTAGCTGGAGCGTGCAGTGCATGTTAGTTGCAAATATCTGCGGACGGCGCACGAGGGAATGTGAGGGCTACGCAAGCCTTGCGAATGATATTTAGGCAGGAGGTTAACTTTAAAAAAAAAAGTTAAAACCCTTTCCTCTACATCAATTGATGCATACGatcatttttatttattattcAACATAACTCTAACAAGAACATATATCAATCCATCTGAAACCACCACTTACACCTACAAAACTCGATAGTGTGGAGTGTTCTCATTTCCCATTTCGAAAACCGGTGCCGTTGTTGATCCATCCACATACACTAAGAGAaaacagggcattattcccggttCTACAACCGTGACTAAGCAATCGTAACAAGAGGCTCCAACTTTTAGTTCTGGTTGCGTTACGAATCAGGACTAAAGAACTCCACGTGGCCACTGTGGGACGCCCAAGCAGCAGGACCTTTACTCCCggctggtaacaccaaccggtactaaagtCCACCACACGCCAGGCACTGCTAACCCCTGTGGTTTAGGTTTTTTTTTTATGAGGGTTTATCTGTAAATGCGTGGATTGATCAGCGTTTACACATATTGATATACAACATCAGTATAAATTATGGAAAAGAAACATCCAACATCAGTACAAATTAGATGGATACAAGAGACCAGgttgaattagaggaaaatacGATGTTGCAATTCGCAACATCGTATTTTCCTGTAATTCAACTTGGTCTATTGCATCCATCTAATTTGTACTGCTTTATGTCatataacaactcatcatcatcttaattaaATTTTCATCATtataggtaaaatagcataaaaaaggTGAACTCCTCATCATTCTGGTTGTTATCATACTAGCAAGTGAACAAGTTATCATAATTTAGAAAACACTAACTACCGCTCTCTCCTAGGTATAATAACATAAAAAGGTAAACTCCTGCATCTCTCAATTAAAGAATACAGATTAACCTATCTCCAACTTGTGGGGTGATCAACCTATCTCCAACAATCAAGATATCGTGTCCAAGTGGTTGCATGGATACTTTTATTGCCTTGCTCCATCCTTTGATTTTTAGGGTTTCTTCACTTCGAGATATTCTGTATTTACCAGGGTAACTCATCCACATTGGGCATAAGCTAACCATATGCAAATCACCGGTGGTAAACATCTATTTAGACACAATCTCTCGTGGGAGtacctgttgaagaacataagtaataataacatagttagcTAAATTAGTTTTTCTTAAGAACAATGTATGAAAAGGATGGACTAGTGACACAATGGTAAAAAATTCTTACTAACTTGTCTGAAGTGATGTTATAAGGGTTCAActggtgcactagtggcacatatccaTGATAAATGTTGCTCGTCATGTAATATTTAGCATGATACTGAACATCGTGAATAAATGAGATGATAtgatttttctccaaccaagtaaGCTCGGAGCCATAACTGTAGTAGGTCCGATCTATTATCTGTCGTTTAGTTCTTGGAGCACGAAAATAAGCTAATAATTGAAAATAAAGAAATTTAGTCAGGATGAGTACCAGATACTTTTTAATAATCAATATAAATTACCTAACAAATTTGTTGACAAACGCACGTGGAGGTAGAACTGGAATCAATTAATCCCGGCATGCACCTAAAATTTTATATTATTATCACAAAAATCCTCATTACCAAGATCGAAGGAAATGTTCTTGTCCTCATCCAACCCATACGCCttgcaaaatgctttctaattagaacaaccaaaatatgtgtgatcttctttatttttttccttaaCAACAAAAGTGAAATGCTCCGTTCTTAGGTGAGCTATCTTAGGCTCTGTACTATCCTTCTCTTCAAAATGGAATTTTTCCAAGACAACGAATCCTGCATGGCAGAGAACGCACTAGCCGAATTGTACAAAAAAAAATTAAAGGTGAATTAAAGCAAAAAAGCACACGACATACTTCATTAACAAAAAATACATGCCGTATTTACATACCATAATGATCTCACCGtcatcttgtagcttggtggtgaAGGACGTATCGTTATCTAGGTGATGATAACGGTCGCATATACACATGTCATCCCTGCACAAATGGCAGTCAGGGATCCTATTGACATCGGACGACGACATTTTCTGTGTTCATGATTCTAAGATTAAAAATCGACGTCATTTTTTTCTTAATGCTCATTGATTCTAAGATTAATAATTAAGTATTTAATGCAAAACTGAATCATAGTAGTCAGCCACCGACGAGGTTTGATCTGAGCGGCGAGGGATGGTGAGGAGGATTAAttttttagcaagatcatcatataatatcactaatacatataATATCATCAGAGATCGTCGGTAACTCTTCATAtaatattatcatataatatcactaatacatctcgaataattCAGTTAATGCATCATCAAATATTATCGAATATTATCACCAATATATCTCAAATATTAGCATATAAaatatcactaatacaaatcGAATATTATCGAATAATCCAGTTGATTCGCGGTTCCTAAGCCACGGACGGTGGACATCCAAAGAGAAGGAACTATCACATGATCATAGCTTGGGTGAGATCCCTCAAGATTCTCCcagttattggagaacctcacgtCCAACACAACCATGTAGCAAcggacgtgctcctcctcctccctgacatggtgacgtaccacctcatcGGGTGCCCGCTCCCTCCATACCGATAGTGGCCTACCCTaccaccaccaaagaagctccgggtcgatgaTGAGACCCTAATTCCTCACCAAGCCGCGCACCCCGGAAGGTAGCATCTCTGAGTGCCAGCCCGGCGGGGCCTAGTCCCGAACATGGTGCCTCTCAAAGTGgttgtcgacgacgaggatgcgggaaatAGCATCGTTGCCTTTAGATAAAAACATCCTTGGTTACTTGTAGAAATTTGTTCAGATTTTTATTAAactaaaaaaattgaattttgaatttttttaaactaAAACATGCATGAGAAATTCCATTCTATTATGCTAGATATTTTACAACTATAAATAATAAAATCGCATTGAAATGTATTGCAAAACAATTCTGCAAGAGCCTAGTCCCGAACATGACACCTCTCAAACTGgttgtcgacgacgaggatgtggtACGGGCATCGTCGCCTTTAGATAAAAACATCCTTAGTTACTTGTAGAAATTTGTTCAGATTTTTATTAAactaaaaaaattgaatttttattttttttaactaAAACATGCATGAGAAATTCCATTCTATTATGCTAGATATTTTACAACTATAAATCATAAAATCGCATTGAAATGTATTGCAAAACAATCCCGCAACAATGTGCAAGTTACCATCTAGTATGCCTAAATAGGTAATCCCACTAAATTCTATTTCTCTTAACATGCAAACACATTTTTATCGAACCCGGTTTTTAGGTGCCATGGAAAACATTGGGCCTGAAAGATCAAAATAAAAAGTTCTGAAAGAATAGGCTAGGACGTTTATCTATATTTGTCTTGCAACTACGCCAACAATTCCCGCGTCGCAGCGATCTGAGCACGGTCGGCGTTGGCGCGGGCGGCGATGTCCACGGGGAGGTGGGAGCGGGTAGGGGTTAGGAGGAGAGGGGAATGGTGGATCCGGCGAGCTTCGCCCCGCGGTAGCCAACGTGGGAGAGGGTttgggagaaggagctcacgaggaCGAGGAGCAAGGGCGGCGATGCTCGGGGAGGAGGGTGAGGAGGTCCGGGGATGGTCAACAGGCTCGGGGATGGCTCGAAGGCGATGACGATCTCCGGTAGTCTGGCGGAGTTGTGGTCTGGGGTTCGGCGCGGAGTCGGGGGAGGGAGTGGAGAGGAAGAAGGTGCATTTAAATACCccagtctttagtcccggtcggtggcacaaacagggactaaaggccaacctttagtcctgatacgtccattttgcttcatgatttcatgttgatatttattgctttttgggctgttattacacttcgaggtacaatacttatgccttttctctcttatttggcaaggtttacatgaagagggagaatgccggcagctggaattctggcctgaaaaaggagcaagtttgagatgcctattctgcgcagctccaaaagccgtgaaaatcaacgtggaattttttaggaatatataaaaaatattgggcgaaagaagtaccagagaggcgccacctggaggccacaagcctgccaggcccggcctaccccctggccggggaTGGAGAGCttctgggccccctgttgcccctccggcgctcatcttttgctatatgaagggtttcgtccgggaaaaatcagaagggagctttttcatggattcaccgccgccacgaggcggaacttgagctgaaccaatctagagctccggcaagacgatcctgctagggaaacttccctcccggagggggaaatcatcgccatcgtcatgaccaacactcctctcatgggaggggactcatcaccatcaacatattcatcagcaccatctcatctccaaaccctagttcatcacttgtaaccaatctccgtctcacgactccgattggtacttgtaaggttgctagtagtgttaattactccttgtagttgatgctagttggattatttggtggaagagtttatgttcagatccttgatgctactcattacctctctggtcttgaatatgattatgctttgtgagtagttacttttgttactcaggacatgggataagtcatgataatagtagtcatgtgaatttggtgttcgttcgatattttgatgtgttgtatgttgtttttcctctagtggtgttatgtgaacgtcgactacataacacttcaccattatttgggcctagaggaaggcattgggaagtattaagtatatgatgggttgctagagtgacagaagcttaaaccctagtttatgcgttgcttcgtaaggggccgattgggatccactagtttaatgctatggttagactttgtcttaattcttctttcgtagttgcggatgcttgcgagaggggttaatcataagtgggatgcttgtccaagtaagggcagtaccaaagcgccggtccacccacatatcaaactatcaaagtaacggacgcgaatcatatgaacatgatgaaaactagcttgacagaaattcccgtgtgtcctcgggagcgtttttcctcctataagactttgtccaggcttgtcccttgctacaaaagggattgggccactttgctgcaccgttgctacttttgttacttgttgcttgctatgaatcatctcaccatacaatcacttgttaccgataatttcagtgcttgctgatattaccttgctgaaaaccacttgtcagatccttctgctcctcgttgggttcgacactcttacttatcgaaaggactaaaattgatcccctatacttgtgggtcatcaagactcttttctggcgtcgttgccggggagtgaagcgcctttggtaagtggaacttggtaaggaaacattcatatagtgtgctgaaatttattgtcacttctcactatggatactaatcctttgagggtattgttcggggtatattcacctcgaacggaagcacaaatatttgctcctcaaccttctgctcctacggaaaatatttgctttgaatttccttcgggtatgcttgagaaactgctagctaatccttttacacgagatggaacatcacatccagacttgcatctaatctatgtagatgaggtttgtggtttatttaagcttgcaggtttgcccgaggatgaggtcaagaagagggtctttcctttatctttgaaggataaggcgttggcatggtataggctatgtgatgatactagatcatgggactacaatcggttgaaattggaatttcatcaaaagttttatcctatgcatttagtacatcgtgatcggaattatatttataatttttggcctcgtgacagagaaagcatcgctcaaacttgggggaggcttaaatcaatgttatattcatgccccaatcatgagctctcgagagaaattatcattcagaacttctatgctcgactttctcatgatgatcgcaccatgattgacacttattgtaccggttcttttatgaagagagatattgacttcaaatggaatttattggagagaattaaacgcaactctgaagattggagcttgaagaaggtaaggagtcaggtataaatttccagtttgattgcgttaaatcctttgttgaaacaaatactttttgtgactttaccgctaagtatggacttgactctgagatagtagcttcattgtgtgaatcattttctggtcatgttgatctccccaaagagaagtggtttaaatatcctcctcctttagaattcaatgtagttaaacccaatccagttgaagagagagtcattgcctataatgatcttgttgttcccaggataaaggatcattctaaagcttcaactgtgacacgtagaggctacattagaacacctacaccccctgagcaaattagagttgaacctagcattgctattatcaaagatcttttgtccgacgatgttgagggacataatattcacttctgtgaagatgctgctagaattgctaaacctcacgctagagacaaacataggcctgttgttggcacgcgtgttgtttctgttaagataggagatcattgctatcatggtttatgtgatgtgggtgctagtgttagtgcaatacctcaatccttatatgatgaaatcaaagatgagattgcacctattgatatagaacctattgatgtcactattcagcttgccaatagagatactatccgcCCTGTGCGAATTGTTTGGGATGTTGAAGTctggtgtggtaaaacgaagtatcctgctgatttcctcattcttgctacctctcaagatagcttttgtcccgtcatatttggtagaccctttctcaataccgtcaatgctcatattgactgtgagaagcaaactgtcactgttggctttgaaggtgtgtcacaagagttcaatttctccaagtttggtagacaacctcatgaaaaggagtagcctagtaaggatgaaactattgccttagcttctattgccgtgcctcctactgatcccttagagcaatacttgcttgagcatgaaaatgatatgcatatggatgaaagggatgagatagatagagttgtcctagaacaatatcctatccttaagaacaatctgcctgttgaactgcttggggatccacccccaccaaagggtgatcctgtgttagaTCTTAAACAGTTCCTGAtaatcttaagtatgcttatcttgatgaaaaagagatatatcatgttataattagtgctagcctctcagagcatgaagaaaagaaattgctaaaaactctgaggaagcaccgtgctgctattggatatactcttgatgatcttaagggcattagtcccactctatgtcagcacaagattaaaaatgATCATGATTTCAAAgttataggcccttcgcacagggaagcagaggttgtcatgcgcttttgaggtttggatgtgtgtcctcttagtgcggaggaacgtcactttatattgcctcctgtgataaagaactttattatgcagtctgtcgcttttatgtcttcctcatcacaggttcgtacaaagcttgttttccacacactaataggtcatacatattagggagcaatttttattgcttgcaccgatgacaacttacttgagggatcttattcaatccataggtaggtatggtggactctcatggcaaaactaggttgaaggtttatggatgcacaagtagtatctctacttggtgcgggagttttggctaatattaggtggaagcaatcgtcacatgctaagggatctctaatcatataacattgttcgaacctctccttctttatcacttccgaacaatgttatatgattagagatcccttagcatgtgacgattgcttccacctcatattagccaaaactcccgcaccaagtagagatactacttgtgcatccataaaccttcaacctagttttgccatgagagtccaccatacctacctatggattgaataagatccctcaagtaagttgtcatcggtgcaagcaataaaaattgctccctaatatgtatgacctattactgtgtggaaaacaagctttgtatgaacctgtgatgaggaagacataaaagcgacagactgcataataaagttctttatcacaggaggcaatataaagtgacgttccttcgcagtaagaggacacacatccaaacctcaaaagcgcatgacaacctctgcttccctctgcgaagggccatctgaaaagttcaggtcttacatagttgattccacagtcactattcacattgatcatgttgctattaagtacctcatggagaataaagacgctaaacctagacttatcagatgggttctcttgctacaagaatttgatttgcacgttgtcgacaggaagggtgctgataacccagtagcagataacttgtctaggttggagaacgttcttgatgacccacaacctattgatgatagctttcccgatgagcaattgaatgtcatcaatacttcacgtagtgcaccgtggtatgctgattatgcaaactatatcgttgccaaatatataccacctagtttcacatatcagcaaaagaagaaattattctttgacttgagacattacttttgggatgatcctcacctttataaggaaggagtagatggtgttattagacgttgtgtacctgaacatgaacagtgacagatcctacagaagtgtctctccaaggcctacgaaggacaccatgcgggagataaaactgcacacaaggtcttacaatcaggtttctattggcccactctcttcaagcatgcccgtaagtttgtcttgtcttttgacgaatggcaaagagtaggtaatattagtaaacgtcaggaaatgcctatgaactattcacttgtcattgaaccatttgatgtttggggctttgattatatgggattttttccaaaatctaacaggtatactcatatcctagttgctgttgattatgtcactaagtgggtagaagcgatccccactagtagtgctgatcacaacacctctatcaggatgcttaaggaagttatcttccctagatttggagtccctagatatctaatgaccgacgatggttcacatttcattcatggtgctttccgtaaaacgcttgctaagtatgatgtcaatcatagaattgcgtctccctatcaccctcagtcgagtggtcaagtagagctaagcaatagagagattaaattgattctgcaaaaggctgtcaacaggtctagaaagaattggtctaagaagctcgatgatgcactgtgggcttatagaactgcctataagaatcccatgggcatgtctccgtacaaaatggtgtacggtaaagcatgtcatctacctcttgagctagagcataaggcttattggacaatcaaagagctcaactttgatttcaaacttgctggtgagaagaggttatttgacattagctcgcttgatgaatggagaactcaggcatacgaaaatgccaagttattcaaagaaaagttaagaggtggcatgataagaggatacaaaagcgtgagttcaatgtaggtgattatgtcttgctatacaattctcgtttaagattttttgcacgcaagcttctctctaaatgggaaggtccctatattgttgaggaagtatatcgttccggtgctatcaagatcaataacacggaaggtaattgtccgagagtggtaaacggacagagaatcaagcattacatctcaggtactcccataaatgttgagagcaacattatcaatacc
This region includes:
- the LOC123399172 gene encoding RING-H2 finger protein ATL39-like — encoded protein: MEAQQAHLGRVLSITTTVLFVASVSYIALSTLYACLRAARQEEPGGVGDSDDGLPGPAPPREATKRALDAIPVRVVVLLDHPRERDDDGCPEAAVEGQGLQHADDDDACAVCLAEYAAGDEVRVLPACRHGFHRECVDRWLLTRAPTCPVCRAPVAAHIDGADAKEEVCPTTTRHAGRFGDFAAWSIGLPARIYMTDP